The following DNA comes from Cedecea neteri.
CCGCCCGGGCCTCTTCATCCATGCTGTGCAGCGGCTGCCCGCACAGGTTGACCTCGCCGTCCGTGCCGTCATCAAGCCCGGCCAGAATCGCCAGCAGCGTGGACTTGCCCGATCCTGACTCGCCAATCAGGGCGATGGTTTCGGCCGGTTTGACAACCAGCTCAACTCCGGTAAGGATGGAAAGCTCGTGTTCACCCTGACCCACGGACTTACTAAGATGATGAACTTCAACAATGTTTTCCGCTGGCATTTGCCCTTCCTGTTTCTGGCTTTGATGACTTTCCGCGCCGCTGCGGCGGACACGTTATTGATTTTAGGCGATAGCCTGAGCGCCGGTTACCGTATGGCGGCCACCAGCGCCTGGCCCGCTCTGCTGGATGCCAAATGGCAACCGCAGGGTACAAAAGTTGTGAATGCGAGCATCAGCGGCGATACCGCAGCGCAGGGCCTGGCTCGCCTGCCGGCGCTGTTAAAACAGCACCAGCCCCGCTGGGTTTTAGTGGAGCTTGGCGGTAACGACGGCCTGCGTGGGTTCCAGCCTCAGGAGGTAGAAAAAACCCTTAACCAGGTTATCACCGACGTGA
Coding sequences within:
- the tesA gene encoding multifunctional acyl-CoA thioesterase I/protease I/lysophospholipase L1, producing the protein MMNFNNVFRWHLPFLFLALMTFRAAAADTLLILGDSLSAGYRMAATSAWPALLDAKWQPQGTKVVNASISGDTAAQGLARLPALLKQHQPRWVLVELGGNDGLRGFQPQEVEKTLNQVITDVKAANAQPLLMQIRLPANYGRRYNEAFSAIYPQLAKTFDIPLLPFFMEEVYLKPQWMQDDGIHPNRDAQPFIADWMATRLTPLLSK